The DNA segment GCACATTTTGGCCCAACTGATGGCGGTGATTGAAGACCGAAAAATCAATCCGCCCACGAAATCATACACCACCACGCTGTTCGCCGGCGGCGTGGCAAAGATCGGCGAGAAAATTGTCGAGGAAGCGGCCGAAGTGGTGGAGGCGGCCGGCGAACCCGGTGTAGAAGGGCGTGCTCATTTAATTCGCGAGGCCGGCGACTTGATTTACCATTTATTCGTCATGCTCGGCTACCGAGAGGTTAAATTGACCGAGGTGGAAGCCGAAATCGCGAAGCGCTTCGGCATTAGCGGGCTGGACGAAAAAGCGTCACGACCCAAACAATAAATCAGTAAATTCGAAAGCCAATTTTCACCACGGAGGCACAGAGACACAGAGAAGACAGCAGCAGATTTCTTATAAGGAAGCCAGGAATACAGAAAAACAGATAGGGGCAGTCGCAACATAGCACTCTGTTCCTGTCTTCCTGGATTCCTTATAAAATCTCCTCCGTGTCTCTGTGTCTCCGTGGTAAACTCCGTCTAAAGAAAAACGATGGATAACCTACGCATTGGCGTTCCCAGCAAAGGCCG comes from the Pirellulales bacterium genome and includes:
- the hisE gene encoding phosphoribosyl-ATP diphosphatase; protein product: MSETQQHILAQLMAVIEDRKINPPTKSYTTTLFAGGVAKIGEKIVEEAAEVVEAAGEPGVEGRAHLIREAGDLIYHLFVMLGYREVKLTEVEAEIAKRFGISGLDEKASRPKQ